A genomic segment from Flammeovirga pectinis encodes:
- a CDS encoding glycosyltransferase, producing the protein MLTIILRIFPQESHLNATFKFAEELQKMGHKLIYVGTKHIKNLIIENDFEFYEIDQKEDIIEKPVNRKAEKNKYRYYRKLLSTLSIERESMKKVGNEILSKDFFEKINEDLNPDLYLVDSVYKANILPLLEKNMPVALVETTVSTIRAKNKPPLSSSIVPKINNKWSNVKVSCSWILHNIRQKRMNLLMTSFEKSIKEYIDRSSLDENILDKKRYKFLGFHTVPEINTTFFEFDFPHQKKENHFYVAPNQLMKRKNLIYDYMFDNVIEMHCKTNNKLVFCSFGTMAWRYYGHEQFLEKLTQAFKKIKEVTFLVCVEDENQRLKLREMIDNESIYFFRRVPQVDLLEKGIDLMIGHGGVNSINECILTNTPMLIYPGSKELDQIGNASRVVYHGLGMRGTYSDSVKKIINKINHLLSDKSFSYSLKNLNKNISTSNQYTSGNELISKLIPSN; encoded by the coding sequence ATGTTAACTATTATACTAAGAATTTTCCCTCAAGAGAGTCACCTTAATGCAACATTCAAATTCGCTGAAGAATTACAAAAGATGGGGCATAAATTGATTTATGTAGGGACTAAACATATTAAAAATTTAATTATTGAAAATGATTTTGAATTTTATGAAATAGATCAAAAGGAAGATATAATAGAAAAACCAGTGAATCGAAAAGCTGAAAAAAATAAATATAGATATTATCGCAAGTTGTTATCTACTTTGTCTATTGAGCGTGAATCAATGAAAAAGGTTGGTAATGAAATATTAAGTAAAGATTTTTTTGAAAAAATAAATGAAGATTTAAACCCAGATCTTTATTTAGTAGATTCGGTTTATAAAGCCAATATATTACCATTATTGGAAAAAAATATGCCAGTAGCTTTAGTGGAGACTACAGTTTCTACTATTAGAGCAAAGAATAAACCACCTTTATCTTCTTCTATAGTTCCAAAAATTAATAATAAATGGTCGAATGTAAAGGTTAGTTGTAGCTGGATCTTACATAATATAAGACAGAAAAGAATGAATTTATTAATGACTTCTTTTGAGAAATCAATTAAGGAATATATAGATAGAAGTTCTTTAGATGAAAATATTTTAGATAAGAAACGCTATAAATTTCTTGGATTTCATACTGTACCAGAGATTAATACTACCTTTTTTGAATTTGATTTTCCACATCAAAAGAAAGAAAATCACTTCTATGTTGCTCCAAATCAATTAATGAAAAGAAAAAATCTCATTTATGATTATATGTTTGATAATGTGATAGAAATGCATTGTAAAACAAATAATAAACTTGTCTTTTGTTCTTTTGGTACGATGGCATGGAGGTATTATGGGCATGAGCAGTTTTTAGAGAAACTCACTCAAGCTTTTAAAAAAATAAAGGAAGTAACTTTCTTAGTTTGTGTTGAAGATGAAAATCAAAGATTAAAATTAAGGGAAATGATAGATAACGAATCAATTTATTTCTTTAGACGTGTACCACAGGTAGACTTATTAGAAAAGGGAATCGATCTTATGATAGGTCATGGCGGTGTGAATTCTATAAATGAATGTATTTTAACCAACACACCAATGCTTATCTATCCTGGAAGTAAAGAATTAGATCAAATTGGAAATGCATCGAGAGTTGTTTACCATGGGTTAGGAATGAGAGGGACATATTCTGATAGCGTTAAAAAAATAATAAATAAAATAAATCACTTACTAAGTGATAAATCGTTCTCTTATAGTTTAAAAAATCTTAATAAGAATATTAGTACAAGTAATCAATATACTTCTGGAAATGAATTAATTTCTAAGCTAATACCATCAAATTGA
- a CDS encoding peptidase domain-containing ABC transporter, with product MKEKYKLFEKYQVTQQGESDCGIACLLSIINYYDGVSIPLEELRALSGTTVTGTSLLGLYEAANKLGFNANGCKAKIESLKEHKSPAILHVILNQQLQHYIVFYGYNSENNSFIIGDPARGIKVYTEEELSEVWISKTILVLEKTDKFQLNKNKKENRKKWFLDIIDEDKNYLISGGFLGVIIAVLGLSMSIFSQRLIDYILPSNDLTKLILSIGLLFILLSVRVLFTYVRGVLLSKHSKKFNSKVIHSFFSKLMYLPFSFFQQRKTGEMVARLNDSQRLQQVVTYFMTSVVIDVLLVFISLVYLCFFNIWIGLTVVVFIPVYVFVAFKYNKKVMDAQQEVMELYAHTESQYISTVQGIKTVKVNQKEAFFTAQTKQIYDEYQSRIFDFSKLQLKIGSFMESWNTVFSVALLGLGATIVFKEGLTTGEMMAILTVAMNITPSVIRVSLSNIEWNEAKVAFDRMYEFVKVEEEKQNSNLKIDEIDEIDFKEVSFRYPGKKELLSKLNFKVKKGEMIAVTGDSGSGKSTLFNILQKFQTISSGEIVVNETSLDLISNKNWRQYIGVVDQNIMLFPGTVIENITLSSEPENYEAAVNFCQKIGLHQLIMKLPQDYLTIVGENGINLSGGQKQLVALARALFKKPKVLLLDEFTSAMDSSIEKEVLEILKKEAKNRITILVSHHDELLHYVDKTYKIENNKMQTLALV from the coding sequence ATGAAGGAAAAATATAAATTGTTTGAAAAGTATCAGGTAACGCAACAAGGCGAATCTGACTGTGGAATAGCCTGTTTACTTAGTATAATAAATTATTATGATGGAGTTTCTATACCTTTAGAAGAACTAAGAGCCTTAAGTGGAACGACAGTAACGGGAACATCCTTACTAGGTCTTTATGAGGCGGCAAATAAATTAGGCTTTAATGCCAATGGGTGTAAGGCAAAGATTGAAAGTTTAAAAGAACATAAAAGTCCTGCTATTTTACATGTTATTCTAAACCAACAGCTACAACATTATATTGTTTTTTATGGTTATAATTCTGAAAATAATAGTTTCATTATAGGTGACCCAGCTCGTGGTATTAAAGTTTATACAGAAGAAGAATTAAGTGAAGTTTGGATATCTAAAACAATTTTAGTGCTTGAAAAGACAGATAAATTTCAACTAAATAAAAATAAGAAGGAGAATAGGAAGAAATGGTTTTTAGATATTATTGATGAAGACAAGAATTATTTAATTTCAGGTGGTTTTTTAGGAGTAATCATCGCAGTATTAGGACTGTCAATGAGTATCTTTTCACAAAGATTAATTGATTATATACTCCCTTCTAATGATCTAACAAAATTAATATTATCAATAGGGCTGTTATTCATATTACTTTCAGTAAGGGTTTTGTTTACATATGTTAGAGGTGTTCTATTATCAAAACATTCAAAGAAATTTAACTCAAAAGTAATTCACTCTTTTTTTAGTAAATTAATGTATTTGCCATTCTCCTTTTTTCAACAAAGAAAAACAGGAGAAATGGTAGCAAGATTAAATGATTCGCAGCGTTTACAACAAGTCGTTACGTATTTTATGACAAGTGTGGTAATTGACGTCTTACTTGTATTTATATCCTTAGTTTATCTATGCTTTTTTAATATTTGGATAGGATTAACTGTTGTAGTATTTATTCCGGTATATGTTTTTGTTGCTTTTAAATATAATAAAAAGGTAATGGATGCACAGCAAGAAGTCATGGAATTGTATGCTCATACGGAAAGTCAATATATTAGTACTGTTCAAGGAATAAAAACGGTAAAAGTGAACCAAAAAGAGGCATTTTTTACAGCTCAGACAAAACAAATATACGACGAGTATCAATCTAGAATTTTTGATTTTTCTAAACTTCAGTTAAAAATAGGAAGTTTTATGGAAAGTTGGAATACTGTATTTTCTGTCGCACTACTTGGTTTGGGGGCTACTATAGTATTTAAAGAAGGTTTGACAACTGGAGAAATGATGGCAATTCTTACAGTAGCTATGAATATTACACCTTCTGTTATCAGAGTTTCTTTATCAAATATAGAATGGAATGAAGCAAAGGTAGCGTTTGATAGAATGTATGAATTTGTAAAGGTTGAAGAGGAAAAACAAAATTCAAATTTAAAAATAGATGAAATTGATGAAATTGATTTCAAAGAGGTTAGTTTTAGATATCCAGGTAAAAAAGAATTGTTGTCAAAGCTGAATTTCAAAGTAAAGAAAGGAGAAATGATTGCTGTGACAGGAGATAGTGGTTCAGGAAAAAGTACTTTATTTAATATACTTCAAAAATTTCAAACAATATCAAGTGGTGAAATTGTGGTAAATGAAACTTCTTTAGATTTAATTTCTAATAAGAATTGGAGGCAATATATTGGCGTAGTAGACCAAAATATAATGTTATTTCCAGGTACTGTTATTGAAAATATTACACTAAGTTCTGAACCTGAGAATTATGAAGCAGCAGTAAACTTTTGTCAAAAAATTGGGTTACATCAACTAATCATGAAACTCCCTCAAGATTATTTAACTATTGTTGGTGAAAATGGGATAAACTTATCTGGTGGACAGAAGCAATTAGTAGCATTAGCAAGAGCTTTATTTAAAAAACCAAAAGTGTTATTACTTGATGAATTTACATCTGCAATGGACTCTTCTATTGAGAAAGAAGTTTTAGAGATTCTAAAAAAGGAAGCTAAAAATAGAATCACTATCCTAGTTTCTCACCATGATGAATTACTTCACTATGTTGATAAGACATATAAAATAGAAAATAATAAAATGCAGACTTTAGCATTGGTATAA
- a CDS encoding ABC transporter ATP-binding protein, producing the protein MIKIKNLKKVYNSHKVLDILDIHINPGSIYTLIGKNGEGKSTLLNAILDLITIDEGLITINGKPVTKLTTIEKRNIGVLQDQLNLIEEVDAYTFLKYIAQIYKVPKEVIDKRIQDLLDLFFEDKNKSSLNQPILTYSTGMKKKIAFCAAVIHTPDLLILDEPFTGLDLVSANNLCLFLKKYINNERCIFISSHNINYIEKISTDIGILIDSKITFSGEYRQFITNQSLYDELLKWLNIDVEETQLNLDWL; encoded by the coding sequence ATGATAAAAATAAAGAATTTAAAGAAAGTATATAATTCACATAAGGTACTAGATATATTAGATATTCATATAAATCCTGGGTCTATATATACTTTGATAGGCAAAAATGGTGAAGGAAAGTCAACTTTATTAAATGCGATATTGGATTTAATTACAATAGATGAAGGTCTTATTACTATTAATGGTAAACCTGTTACGAAATTAACAACTATAGAGAAAAGAAATATAGGTGTACTTCAAGATCAATTAAATTTAATAGAAGAAGTAGATGCCTACACATTTCTAAAATATATAGCTCAGATTTATAAAGTACCTAAAGAAGTTATTGATAAGAGAATACAAGATTTGTTAGACTTATTTTTTGAAGACAAAAACAAGTCATCATTAAATCAACCAATCTTAACTTATTCCACTGGTATGAAAAAGAAAATAGCTTTTTGTGCAGCTGTCATTCATACACCTGATTTATTGATACTAGATGAACCTTTTACGGGGTTAGATTTAGTTTCAGCCAATAATCTGTGCTTATTTTTAAAGAAATATATCAATAATGAACGTTGCATATTTATCTCTTCTCACAATATCAATTATATTGAAAAAATAAGTACAGATATAGGAATATTAATTGATAGTAAAATTACATTTTCAGGAGAATATAGACAATTTATCACAAATCAATCACTCTATGATGAATTATTAAAATGGTTAAATATTGATGTAGAAGAAACTCAATTAAACTTGGATTGGTTATGA
- a CDS encoding peroxiredoxin family protein translates to MKNRKLIIIVSFLGIISFLTYSIIKTLKQKGEVENTIKKLPDFSFQSYLDTTEVITSEMYVNKKVMITFFNSTCHFCIDEIFLFQKNQQILEKEKIQVVLVSEEPVEVVLEFIEKSELDHLNFKFLRARENMFFQIFGSSSVPNSFLYNKEGKLKKNIKGLSKFTMITKSFEDNEGKI, encoded by the coding sequence ATGAAAAATAGAAAACTTATAATAATTGTTTCTTTTTTAGGGATTATTTCCTTCTTGACTTATAGCATAATCAAAACATTAAAACAAAAAGGAGAAGTAGAAAATACTATTAAAAAGTTACCTGACTTTTCTTTTCAATCATATCTAGATACAACAGAAGTAATTACTTCTGAAATGTATGTCAATAAAAAAGTGATGATTACATTTTTTAATTCTACATGTCATTTCTGTATTGATGAGATATTCTTATTTCAAAAGAATCAACAAATATTAGAAAAAGAAAAGATTCAAGTTGTGTTGGTCTCTGAAGAACCTGTTGAAGTAGTTCTGGAGTTTATTGAAAAAAGTGAATTGGATCATCTTAATTTTAAATTTTTAAGGGCAAGAGAAAATATGTTTTTTCAAATTTTTGGGTCTAGTTCAGTACCTAATTCATTTTTATACAATAAAGAAGGGAAGCTCAAAAAAAATATTAAAGGGTTGTCAAAATTCACGATGATTACAAAAAGTTTTGAAGATAATGAAGGAAAAATATAA